The genome window AATGGTATGTATAGGGCAAAGCTAGACCAGAAAAAATTACTGAAGACTGTAGGGTCTACATGCCTGGCTGCCTCCAAACCCTACTTTGGCTTGTGAATGTAGTTTGACAGCTGCCACCTAACTTAAAAGTAAGAAATAACTTCATATTTTTGCTCTGGCCTAAACTTAGTGCACTGCTTCTTCCATAGGCTCAGAAAGTGCAGTAACATGTCAGAGGTACCTCAATGTCACTCTAGAAGCATGGTGGATATTTCCTTTACTCAGCAGATCCATACATCTTCAGAGGTGTTCTTTGGAAATAGTTTAAGAGAATCAGAACTATGATCATTACCTATCTGCTTTCTCCTGGACCTTTAAAGGCAATTTGGGTCCCATTGTATGAACTTTGACAAGCTACCTGCGCTGCGTAGATTAAATATGACAATTTATACAGTCATACAGAGTATGTGAATTTGtttcttgttcttattttaaaCATACCAGAGGCCTGAGTTCAgattttcattctattaatagATGTGACAGATGATTTTTCATACTGATACTGAAATGAAGGAAATAGCTATTTGACTCTTCAAACCCTAGAGTTTAATCACATATAGGAGATAAAAATGGTCCATAATTATAGCACTGTTTTCACAAAATAACATTGTCCATCCTACTTAAAGACAACTAAAATATGATAATGGGATATAAACTGTGATTACTAGTATAAATAGATAATTACATTGTttctaaatacaaagaaattcaGTGTCCATTGTAACAAAACTAAGTGCTTATAATGACTTCAAGCTAATAGTCTCTGTGTGTCTTAGGTTCACAGATAAAACTGCTGACTCTAGTTGAAAGCATATATGTATAGTATGTCACTGAAATTTTATAGCTTAAGTCTTAAAGACTTGACAAATTACTACATGGACATCTCAACATCAGTAATGGTGGCGTATAATGCTCTAAATAGGTTATGTTATGAAGATGTGAAATCCTCAAATAGGTAAGATAGAGCATAACTGAAAAGCTGTGAGTGCTTCCCGTGATTACTTCCCAGTGGCTTGGGTTATTGCAAATGTGTTCTGATATACTTGCATTTCAGTCcacatccagtttttttttttttatttaacataattcAGTTGTCAAGGTAGAAGTGGTATGGTTGCTCACAAATGATTTCGCATGGAGTTTTATGTTATCATGCAAATCTTGTCTTGAAAGCCGTCTTTTGAACTCGTCAGTGGTAAAGTAGTATATGATTGGGTCAAGGCAGGAATTCAGACTAGCAAGACACAGGGCAACAGAATGAAATATTAGAATCACCCTTCTGGCTAGGCAGCTTTTAATTTTGTCGGACTTGACCAGGAAATCGAAAGGAAAACTGAAGTGATAAGGTGCAAAGCAAATTAGGAAAACTCCTGCACAGGTTAGAATCATCTTCaaggctttccttttctctccaagGTCTTGGGCCACAGGATATTTATCTTGCAGTGATAAAACTGTCTTCCAGGTACAATAGAGGACGATCAGAAGAGGAGTGATGAACCCAATCAACTCTCCAATTGTCATCATGACAACAGACTGGGCTAGATTGACATTCCTGGTAGGAAGATCCACAAagcatttggttttgtttctagAGTTGTCATCACTGCTTctgaggagagggaagagcagaCAGGCAAGGCAGATTATCAGCCAGCCAGCAATGCTGATGTATAAGTCATATTTCTGTTTACAGTCATGGAAGCGAAAGGGGTACAGGAGAAACCAAAATCTTCGCACACTGATGCAGACCAAGAAGTAGATGCTTGCATACATGTTGACATACTTCAGGTAGAAACAAAACATGCAGAGACCAGGCCCAAATGGCCAGTCATGATTCAAGTAGTAAAAGATCCTCAGTGGCAAGGAAAGTACTTGTAGTAAGTCAGCAATGGCTAGGTTTATCATGAATATCACAGCCCGTTTGGTTTCTTTCATATAGCTATAAAATACCCATAAGGCTAATATGTTCCCTATGAGACCTGGCACAAGAATGACAGTGTATGTCACTGCATAGATGAAGTATCGAAAATCTGTATTGGCTCCATCTGTCCCAGCACATGTGTCATTAGCAGGCATGTTTCTTTCTCTAGAAAGAAACATGCCTTTGCTAAATGGTGGCTAGAAACCTAAATTTACAATCTACTACTTACTGCTCTTTCTAAAAGACTGATCATCGGTGGGTTGGAGAGATTGAATATAGAATAACCTCCTTTTTATTACATTGGTCTGAGCTTTTATACATGATTTGGGGGCTTTTCAAAGAACTATCTGCGTGTTTGCTTTGGATTTGTCTACATTAACTACATGGAAATCTAATGTCCAAGCACAGATGACAAGCTGTTATAATTTTCCCTTCTTATTTACTCAGTTAAGAGGCCTTCTGGGACATCATGACAGTGGATCCTCTCCTATTTGGATCATAAATGTGCCATATAGCAGCTCTTCAAATTCCCATATGATGACAGTCATCTCTTTACTGGTATTTGGcaggctgtttttcttttcttggctaaCATAAAAGAAAGTTTTGCTTTAGTACTCAGCGGGTCCACAACTCTTCAGAGGTGATTAGCTTGGATGGATCATCTTTCCAGGACTTTTTCAGTTATGTGTCGAAAACTAAAAAGTGGGAAACAAAGTCAGatctgcaaatgaaaaaaaaaaaattaagccaattATTGTCtataactttttgaaaaaaaaaaagcctatgtaTAGAAAAATCTATTACCTTTAATGGAAAGTTCTGATGTGAGTGAGGGTGATAAGTCACAAATTCCATACGACACTTTAGAATCAAAAGAGAGTACAGCTagactgggcatatacccaaagaaaaccataatcccaaaagaaacatgtaccataatgtttattgcagcattatttacaattgccaggacatggaagcaatctaaacgcccatcaacaaatgaatggataaagaagatgtggcatatatatatatacaatggaatattactcagctataaaaagggatgagatggagctatatgtaatgctgtggatagacctacagtctgtcatacagagtgaagtaagtcagaaagagaaagacaaatattgtatgctaactcacatatacggaatctaaaaatggtactgatgaactcaatgacaagaacaaggacgcagatacagagaatggactggagaactcgaggtttgagagggggcagggggtgaaggggaagctgagatgaagtgagagagtagcacatatatatgctaccaactgtaaaattgatagtaagtgggaagttgttgtataacaaagggagtccaactcgaggatggaagatgccttagaggactggggtggggagcgtgggggggactcgaagaggggggagtcaaggaagggagggaatacggggatatgtgtataaaaacagatgattgaatttggtgtaccccaaaaaaaataataaaaaaaaagaaaaaaaaaaaagctaaaactggAGCGACCATacgatccaacaatcccactcctgggcatatatccagagaaaaccacaattctgaaagatacatgcaccccaatgttcactgcagcactatttacaatagtgaagacatggaaacaacctaaatgtccatcaacagatgaatggacaaagaagatgtgggatatttatacaatagaatattattcagccataagaaagaacgaAACAATGACATTTGCAGTAGCacggacggacctagagattaccatactaagtgaaataagtcagacagtgaaagacaaatatcataccatatcacttatatatggaatctaaaaaaaatgatacaaatgaacttattcacaaaacagaaacagatgcacagacatagaaaacaaacataaggctaccaaagaggaaaggttgGGGGGGGGCACAAATTAGGCGTtagggattaacatgtacacactactatatataaaatagataatcaacagggacttactacatagcacagggaattctactcattATTCTGTAACAAGCtttatggaaaagaacctgaaaaagaattgatacatgtatatgtataactgaatcactttgctgtgcacctgaaaagaacacaacattgtaaatcaactatactccaatataaaataaaaatctttaaaaaaaagagtacagcTAGAGAGTACACCTGAGAGGTAATCTAGCCTCTTACTACTCAAAATATGATCCATGAACCAGCATTACTTGAGagctttttagaaatgcagaaGAATCTCAGGTTCCATCTGGGACCTGCTGCATCACAGTTAGCAATTTAAGAACCAAAGGTGGTTCTTATGCATATTAACATCTGAGAGGCTCTGACATAGACCACTGCTTCACAAACATCACTGATTGTCACACTCCtctggggaaattttaaaaaaattacagctttcttggtattaagctgtgtgagctgcttgtatattttggagattaatcctttgtcattttcttctttggcaaatattttctcccattctgagggttgtcttcttgtcttgtttatggtttcttttgctgtgcaaaagcttttaagtctcattaggtgccatttgtttattttttattttatttccattattctaggaggtggatagacctagagtctgtcatacagagtgaaataagtcagaaaaacaaataccatatgctaactcatacatatggaatctaaaaagatggtactgatgaaaccagcgatggagcaagaataaagatacagatgtagagaatggacttgaggacatggggttggggtggggggtgggcaaagggtaagccaggacgaagtgagagagtagcagtgacatatacacactaccaaatgtaaaatagatagctagtggaaagttgctgcataacatagggaaataaactcgatgatgggtgatgacagggtcaggatagggagggtaggagggagtcgtgggaggaaggggatatggggatatatgtataaatacagctgattcactttggtgtacctcaaaaactggcacaacagtataaagcaataatattccaataaagagctttaaaaaaatacaaaaaaaattacagctttCCTTAGATTTTCTGGTGTCTCctctagagattctgattcagtatttGGGGTctgaaatttgtatatttaaaaagatCCCCATATGATTTAGATATAGCCAACCTGGCATTTGTCCATGAACTGTAATTTAGGGGCCACTGATTTGGTTCATATCTTTCCCAATGTCTGAAAATAAGTGGGCAACCAACCTCTCTTTAAATACTTCTATTAACATGGATCATTTAGTCACCTCTCAATTATCCAAGACAACAGACCATGACACCAACACAGAGAATCAAAATGCCCAGAAACTTGACCCAGCTAGGTCCACAACCTTTGTTCTAAAACAAATTTTAGCTTAGTAACCTGTATAGTTGCCTCGAGGCTACTGAAATCCAGGAGGATTTAACTGACTTTAAAGATATGTGGgaagaacaaaaatgaaataggaattaTAAAACATCCTGCTTGGGATTATCAAATCCATGTGGTTTGAAGTGGGCTTGATTCAACCCCTGAAGgaattgttattgttattattttgcctCAATTGCCTGGTAAGtaaaataccacattttgttcaaaGATACGGTGCACACTTTAATTAAACAACCTGATGAGCAATATGAACTATTCATTCAGGTTGAAGAGGTTAAATACTTGAGATTTCTCAgataaggaaggagagaaatggcATTGTAAAACACAGAGAAGCATGACTGTAAAGAATAACATAGGTTGAAAGAATGGTTAAAATTAGAGGTTGTTCAGCTTCCAAACTGAAAtacttctttgaaatattttcacaggTAGTGATTTTGATTAGGTGACAGGCAAAATTAGGTGGCAGATTAAAAAGTCACAAGCCCTGAGTTTTCAACCTccttttaactattttatataaaagtcATCACCTGCTAGTGTCACAGATTAGAAATCAGAAGTATACAAATAAACACCCAGTCAACCTCTAATGAACATTCACGTCCCCTATCACAGCCAGTGACTCTTAAATCTATATGTCGATCCTGAGCTGTAGCTCTCTTTCCATCTATATATAATACCTCTTCTTTTGGATATTTCATCATCATATCAAAATTCAACATATGAAAGTGAAGtcatcttttctatttatttaaaatgtcatatcTTGTTAGATAATATCATCTCTTTGATAAAAAGAAATCTCCTAACGTCTTATCATCTCACtcggaggaaaaataaaagtccttACAACAAATGGCCTATGTTAACTACATGATCTGACCCCTGGTTACTCTTCTGACCTCACCTTGTAAGATTCTTCCCCTTGcactctgctccagcaacttTACCATTCCTGCTGTTAGGTGAACATACCAAGAACATTCCTGCCACAAAGCATTTGAATTGGCAGTTCCCTGTACCTGAAATGCTTTAAcctagttatttatttgttttactccCTTGCCTCCTTCAGATCTTTACCTAAGTGGGACCTTTGCATAAGGCTTTccctcattttcctctttaaaactgCAGCTTGCCTCCAAcactccccatctccctccaGTATTTATTTTATCCATTGCCAGCCGTAACTAATAtactctttgatttttatttatttattttgtttttatatattttccctaCTAGAGTATAAAGTCCATGAGGACAAGGATTCTTATGTGTTTTGTTTACTTGCTATATAACACAACCAAGGACAGTGGAAGACACAAGTAAGtgctcagtatttgttgaatgaaataatttcagtaaataaaatcatttgacTGTAAATATCAATATATCTCATTCAAAATTCATCATACCTCAAAACTTCAAACCAGATTCTGCTCAACTTCTTCATTGCTGTTAAGTTCATCAATGTTTTCCCAGGTTGTCTCAAAGTCTTAGAGGCATTGactctttgtcatttattttccacTTCCAACCAAGTTTCTAAGGGAAAGATGGCATACTATGGGGGAAATAATGTATGTTTAGGGGTCAGAATTACTTGGGTTTaaattcttgttcttttaattaatagctgtgtgattttgggtaTATCACTAAACTTCTCtgattctttaatttctcattgataaaatgagaataatcataGTACCTAATTTAGAGAGTCAGTGTCAGAATTAATTGAGTTGctgtatataatttatttagcaTAGTGTAGGGTAcataataagtgcttaataaCCGATATTGTTATTACTACTTTCTGCAACTACATTATTTCTTATAATcatattattctttaaatttgcattttttctacTCTAGTCCAGGGCCTTATTACTAAATTTATCTCCCTATCCCTTATCTTTTTCTGCTCTATACTATATAATGCtgtcagatattttttttttccttaaaaagagcTCTTTGAAACACATTAATGGCTTCCTATTACCcaacaaataacaaaatacatactCTGGCAATCAGTGGCTTCCTTAAATACATTTCCGTCTACCTTTAGAGTCTTGTCTCCCAGTGCTCTCTTAACATGCCCAGAACACCAGCCAAACTGAGCTCCATACTATTCAAACCGATTTTTTCTT of Hippopotamus amphibius kiboko isolate mHipAmp2 chromosome X, mHipAmp2.hap2, whole genome shotgun sequence contains these proteins:
- the GPR174 gene encoding probable G-protein coupled receptor 174, with translation MPANDTCAGTDGANTDFRYFIYAVTYTVILVPGLIGNILALWVFYSYMKETKRAVIFMINLAIADLLQVLSLPLRIFYYLNHDWPFGPGLCMFCFYLKYVNMYASIYFLVCISVRRFWFLLYPFRFHDCKQKYDLYISIAGWLIICLACLLFPLLRSSDDNSRNKTKCFVDLPTRNVNLAQSVVMMTIGELIGFITPLLIVLYCTWKTVLSLQDKYPVAQDLGEKRKALKMILTCAGVFLICFAPYHFSFPFDFLVKSDKIKSCLARRVILIFHSVALCLASLNSCLDPIIYYFTTDEFKRRLSRQDLHDNIKLHAKSFVSNHTTSTLTTELC